Proteins encoded by one window of Anguilla rostrata isolate EN2019 chromosome 9, ASM1855537v3, whole genome shotgun sequence:
- the LOC135263624 gene encoding putative monooxygenase p33MONOX isoform X1, protein MVSRPGELPALESGAPDVMLGGMSLPIGMARRALSYDDALEAPMSPPPSDMNVNILWRRPIIPERKFQRLTEEDETESVLTHAASFDPEFTKPSVPVVKAKASAVIMNSLMTKHTHENVQRFEKQAGLTDTGYTPHKGLAAEETRYHRMAESLHKMKIQSGESREEKQTSSAQSTPSSTPQASPKQKRRGWFSQGSMASLAGVEMGPNPPAPPPAEPPLTEGAGAGAVERWGAFGPRPIVQKSTTDPGTDPATAGGFALQAYRGAQKPTPMEVMKAQATRLAEDPANLKPPKMEIPAMESKRHSPRQHKLRPRDMNVLTPSGF, encoded by the exons ATGGTTTCCCGACCTGGAGAGTTGCCAG CGCTGGAGTCCGGCGCTCCGGACGTGATGCTGGGGGGGATGTCCCTCCCGATCGGGATGGCCCGGCGCGCCCTCAGCTACGACGACGCCCTGGAGGCGCCCATGTCTCCCCCGCCGTCCGACATGAACGTCAACATCCTGTGGAGGAGACCCATTATTCCTGAGAGGAAGTTTCAGCGTCTGACTGAG GAGGACGAAACGGAGAGCGTCCTGACCCACGCGGCCTCCTTCGACCCGGAGTTCACCAAGCCCTCAGTCCCTGTGGTCAAAGCCAAGGCCTCGGCCGTCATCATGAACTCCCTCATGACCA AGCACACCCATGAGAACGTGCAGAGGTTCGAGAAGCAGGCGGGGCTGACGGACACGGGCTACACCCCCCACAAGGGCCTGGCGGCCGAGGAGACGCGCTACCACCGCATGGCCGAGTCGCTGCAC AAAATGAAGATCCAAAGTGGGGAGTCCCGGGAGGAAAAGCAGACCTCGTCGGCCCAGTCCACCCCCAGCAGTACCCCCCAAGCATCCCCCAAACAGAAGCGCAG AGGATGGTTCAGCCAGGGCTCTATGGCCTCCCTGGCCGGTGTGGAGATGGGACCTAacccgccggccccgccccccgcagaGCCGCCACTCACTGAGGGAGCAGGAGCGGGAGCCGTGGAGCGCTGGGGCGCATTTGGGCCCCGCCCCATCGTACAGAAGTCCACCACAGACCCAGGTACGGACCCGGCCACCGCAG GCGGCTTCGCTCTGCAGGCCTACAGGGGGGCTCAGAAGCCCACCCCCATGGAGGTGATGAAGGCCCAGGCCACGCGGCTGGCCGAGGACCCCGCCAACCTCAAGCCCCCCAAAATGGAGATCCCGGCGATGGAGAGCAAGCGCCACTCGCCCCGCCAACACAAGCTCCGGCCCCGGGACATGAACGTGCTCACCCCCTCCGGCTTCTGA
- the LOC135263624 gene encoding putative monooxygenase p33MONOX isoform X2 has protein sequence MVSRPGELPALESGAPDVMLGGMSLPIGMARRALSYDDALEAPMSPPPSDMNVNILWRRPIIPERKFQRLTEEDETESVLTHAASFDPEFTKPSVPVVKAKASAVIMNSLMTKHTHENVQRFEKQAGLTDTGYTPHKGLAAEETRYHRMAESLHKMKIQSGESREEKQTSSAQSTPSSTPQASPKQKRRGWFSQGSMASLAGVEMGPNPPAPPPAEPPLTEGAGAGAVERWGAFGPRPIVQKSTTDPGGFALQAYRGAQKPTPMEVMKAQATRLAEDPANLKPPKMEIPAMESKRHSPRQHKLRPRDMNVLTPSGF, from the exons ATGGTTTCCCGACCTGGAGAGTTGCCAG CGCTGGAGTCCGGCGCTCCGGACGTGATGCTGGGGGGGATGTCCCTCCCGATCGGGATGGCCCGGCGCGCCCTCAGCTACGACGACGCCCTGGAGGCGCCCATGTCTCCCCCGCCGTCCGACATGAACGTCAACATCCTGTGGAGGAGACCCATTATTCCTGAGAGGAAGTTTCAGCGTCTGACTGAG GAGGACGAAACGGAGAGCGTCCTGACCCACGCGGCCTCCTTCGACCCGGAGTTCACCAAGCCCTCAGTCCCTGTGGTCAAAGCCAAGGCCTCGGCCGTCATCATGAACTCCCTCATGACCA AGCACACCCATGAGAACGTGCAGAGGTTCGAGAAGCAGGCGGGGCTGACGGACACGGGCTACACCCCCCACAAGGGCCTGGCGGCCGAGGAGACGCGCTACCACCGCATGGCCGAGTCGCTGCAC AAAATGAAGATCCAAAGTGGGGAGTCCCGGGAGGAAAAGCAGACCTCGTCGGCCCAGTCCACCCCCAGCAGTACCCCCCAAGCATCCCCCAAACAGAAGCGCAG AGGATGGTTCAGCCAGGGCTCTATGGCCTCCCTGGCCGGTGTGGAGATGGGACCTAacccgccggccccgccccccgcagaGCCGCCACTCACTGAGGGAGCAGGAGCGGGAGCCGTGGAGCGCTGGGGCGCATTTGGGCCCCGCCCCATCGTACAGAAGTCCACCACAGACCCAG GCGGCTTCGCTCTGCAGGCCTACAGGGGGGCTCAGAAGCCCACCCCCATGGAGGTGATGAAGGCCCAGGCCACGCGGCTGGCCGAGGACCCCGCCAACCTCAAGCCCCCCAAAATGGAGATCCCGGCGATGGAGAGCAAGCGCCACTCGCCCCGCCAACACAAGCTCCGGCCCCGGGACATGAACGTGCTCACCCCCTCCGGCTTCTGA